gtgtgtttctgcatgtgagagagagagaaagcgggGCAGGTACCCTCTttggccagaagagagcatcagatcccctggagttgtgggctcctgggtgctgggaattgaacctgggtattggtgaaattattaaggccactccacatagttaagagaaagatttatttagtgggtaacttacaaatgaggGAATAGGTAGGTCACAGAATTTGTGGAAGGTGTATCGCAtaccagcggtgttctctggagttctgctcagtcaacctctaCCATCCAGGGTACAGGAATAGAGAGAGTGCTGGACCATCccgatcttgggtctccagggtcctcccttggccccaccttgtaggcatgacaggtgccgaagcctcaatgggagttggaacttccagattaaagctgaaatggctacacactacacctggatcctctggaataccattaagtgctcttgaccactaaactcactctctctctctctctctctctctctctctctctctctctctctccatcctgtttttgaggcatggtctcctgatagactagactggctgaATATGAAACCCCAGACACCCTCCCATCTCCAGCTCCCCAGTAGGGAATTACAGAAACAAATTGGTACATCTGACTTCTTGTATGGACACTGGGGATAAGAACTCAAGTCCTTCCCACAtacaaacattaggcagaaagAAAGCCCAGGTAGAGGTTTCCATTGAGTCCCTCTCCTTGGAACTCCAGAAACAcaacagaagagggggaggaagaattgtgggagccagaggggtagaGGACATCAGGAGAGCATGGCctgcagaatcaactaagcagggctcataggggctgaGAGAGACTGAAGCTGCAATCACgtagcctgcatgggtctgtgctaggtcctatGCAGATGTGTTATGGCTATTGGCTTGGTATTTCGGAgagactcctgacagtgggagttgGGTGTCACTGGTTATTTGCTCTGCTCTTGGGAGACTTTTTCTCCGATGGGGTTGCCTTGCCATGCCTTGATGGGAGGGGTTGTGTCTACTCTTATTGACTGTTCTTGGGTCATGCTAAGTTGATGTCCCAGGAGGCCTGGGAGGAAGATGGGAAGTGGGGTAGTTCGGCAGTAGACGGGATtgggggaagaactgggagagtggagggaggggacgCAGTGGTTGGCATGTGTTCCATGAGAGaagaatacaattaaaataaataaatatgaacttgggtcctcaagcTTCTACACCAAGCACTTTCCAGGCTCTGCCATCTCCTTAGCCCCCTTGTAGTTATTTCATTTACCTTTTTGTGCTTTCAgtcataaggaaatgggagggctTTAAACCGGAAGGCTCTCAGTCTTGCCTGCCAGATAAACACAtgtaaggactggagagatggatcattTCTTTGAGCAatgatgctctttcagaggatccaggttcagttcccagtgcccacatgctggttcagaaccatctataactccagttccaggagagctaacattctcttctgatatccacaggcaccaggcttaTAGATGTCATAGAGACACACACGGAGACACTCCCTGTCCATGCCAGACATTGTAAgtggtttgatcttgtgcaggaaGTCACACTTGCTGTGAGTCTATGTGAACATGTGACAGCTGAGAAAGCAGCACTTGGCAGCTCTCCTTCCATCCAAGGCCTTTAGACCTTCTGCCCCTCCTCCTTGATGTTACCTCTGTCCTATCTTGATCTCCAGGTCTGGCACTGTCCAACATCTAGAATCCTCCCAGTCAAATATTCCTCCCAGGACTTGATATTGTTGCTTGCTTACTTTCAAGATGAAGAACCCCAAGCCTCAAGCTGAAGAAGCCCATGGAGTGACTTGTATGTAATGGGGAGCCAGAACTATGAGGGAGAACCCTTCcagctggccagctagcctcatGACACTTGGGTCTGCTCAGTTCTGAGGAAGTAGAAGAGCTGGAGTCTGAGGGAAGACATCAGATGATTTTACAGGGGTGGACCAGAGGCCACATTGGGTTTCCTTTCTTGAAATCTGTAATGAAGACTAATTGCGTTcttattaaaaatgtctttttcatgagcaaggggcatcaagatcatgatggagaaacctacatggacaaccagtgggaactcatgaaatttaagcacctatggagcctccatgggactggactaggccctccgtATAAGCCAGACAGTTGTGCGGCCAGATCTGCTTAGGGAGCCCtgggcagtaggatcaggatccatccctggtgcgtgagctggctttttggagcccactgcctatggtgggacaccttgcatagccttgatgcaggggcaggggcttagacctgcctctactaaatatgtcaggctctgctgactccccatgggaggctttaccttcttgtaggagggaatggggagtgtgtTGGGGGACGGGAGGCTGGagggtcaggaggagggaagagggtgatctgtgattggtatgtaaaatgaaaaaatcttaattaaaaaaagtaaaatatcgaacgttaaaaaaaagtcaatgttgctcacctacttttaaagaaggatttttattttcaattatgtgtttTGTACAGGACTATCCTGTGAGCTAAACTGCCACTGTTTTCAGGGTTCAGTAAAACATGGCCACAGCTGGGTTTGGTGACTGTTGACTTTCCCCCTtagaaggagaggtggggagggtcgTGGCACTGTCACGTGAGTATCAAGCCTCTCCTTCAGAGCAGTGTTTATGTAAATCTGTCTTCATTGCATGTGGCTTCAGTGGGGACTAGAAGAACACAGGTCGGGAAGGACCAATGAGGGGGCACCATCTATGCATAAATCTCGGCCTTGACATCAGAAATCATAAATCTCAGTTTACATCATCTCAGAATGAACCCGGCAAGCCCAGTGTTAGGCCTTTTGAAAGTGACCTGTGTAAGGCCTGAAAGTTGACTGTGACAGAAAAGTACCAAGTGAGTCAAGTCTCTGAAGGAGTTCAGAGGAACGGGTTGCAACAGAGGCCATCTACACATTTCCTGAAAGTGGATGTGGGAAGAAGGAACTGAGCAGCCAGCTCAAAACCTCAAAACCAGTCTTGCCTACTCATTGAGGTTGGAAGGACTGCAATATCCTGGTCCAATTCTTCTGCTAAGAGTCCCGAAGAAGACCCTTGGACCAGCCTCTGAGCCACCATGATCCCTaggctcctttcccttctctgcctccgTAAGTTGCTCCAGGAAATCATAAAACTGGTGAGATTCTTGGATGGGGATTGAAGCCAGAACTCACACAGAGCTCAGATCAGTGCCTGAGTGCACAGGATGAATCAGAAATCTTATTGTACATATTAGGGTAAAACCAAAGCTCAATAATAGACATAGATGGGGGAAAACACAGGGTCTGGGCTGTAGCTGTGTTGGCAGGATGCTTACCTAGTGAGTGtggagtcctgggttctatccccagtgcTATAAACCAGTTGTGGTGACACAAATCTATAATCCCAGGACATGGAAGGTGGAGAGAAGCAGATGATGAATTGAAGGAAGAACATCTTCAGCTAAGTAGGGagatcaaggtcagtctggacCACTggagactacacacacacacacacacacacacacacacacacacacacagagagagagagagacagagacaagagagagagagagagagagagagagagagagagagagagagaacataggtATAATGTAAAGGACTCAAAACTGGCAAGTTCTATATGCTGTTGCTAGCCAAGGTTGAATCAGCAGCAGGCTATTTCTTTTCTGTGATGCCAAGTTGTTATGACTAAGATACAACAGAGACCAACCACAGAAAGAACTTcttgtttattatatttaaattgttttgagacaagcttttACTATGCaacctggctgacctggagcctAGTatctaggccaggctggccttgaactcacagagatcctcctgcttctgctctcaAAAGCCGAGATTACAGGCTGTGAGACCAGGTGATAAGACAGGGATAAGAGCTTGTACAACTATGCCTAGCACTTTTTTATATAGTAATAACTACAGTTGGTGATCAATGCTATTCAGTAACTTTTCatggtggggtgtggtggcacactcgtGTATTCCCAGCTCTGGAAAGATAGAGGCAGGAGTGTCAGAAGTTCAAAAACATCTGGTTACATAATTAATTGGTGCCTGAAtgggtacatgagaccctacaTCAAAAATAATaacccaggtgtggtggaacatctttaatcccagtactgacagcaggagacaggtggatgtctatctgtcctacagagtgagttccaggacagccaggactacacacaggaATCCTGTCTCTaagcaccaaaagaaaaaaaaaagacaagcatgAGCACAGGGCCCACCACTTCTTCCATTGATCTCAGAGCATCTTTCCCCAATTCATgatcttttctttaattcattattatatataggtgtgtgtgtgtgtgtatatatgttatatgcatgcatatgagcACATATATACAACCATTGACCGTTAATCCTATGCATATGTGTCTATGACTGACTGACTTCTTGGGATTGGACTACCTACatgggagctcatccctggaggaGACTGATTCTCCTCTCAGCTACCATTCACCATCTGTAGATCTTTATCTAGGGGTGATACCATGTGGAGGCATGAGGGCTTTTAttacagatatatttttattacatttatttatttgtgtacatagTAAATAagttgtgtgcttgtgtgtgtgttcacatgaggCTCACTAGTtgggctaggctagctggccactgagctcaagggatcctcctgtctccacctccccagcattgggaagACAAGCATACGCCATCACAGTGATCTTTTTCACATGGGTGGTGAGTATCAAACTTGCTTGTATTGAGAATTTACTGGCAGAACCATCTCCCAAGCCTCCCTCCATGGggtctttttgtctgtctgttttgagacagggtctctctatgcaatcctggctatcctagaattcactatgtagaccaggctggcctcaaactccctgaggtcctcctgcctctgactcctgagcgctgtgattaaaggggtgcaccagcTTCCTCCTGAGGTTCTTGACATCATTAGGAGTAGGCTAACTTCTTGTCCTCCCCAGTGTCCTACAAGGCTGGTGTCCCTTCCCTGGAGGAGAGGTGATGACCCAGGCAATGTGATCCCTGCTCCTCCAACAGAGATGGTGATTGTGTGAAGCTTGGGGGTTGGAATGAGAATTGGAAGGTTTTGAGagtttggagaagaaaaaaaaaaaaaaaaaaaaaaaaaaaaaaaaaaaaaaaaaaaaaaaaaaaaaaattatgaggaaaaagagtatttgtttttttttttttatagttgttTTTGAGAGTTTGGAGAAGTAAGAAGGGACCCTTGGAGTGAGATCAACAAGATGATAATAGCCAACCTCAGATACAAGCTGAAGTCACAGCCCAGATGAGGGACCATGCAGCTCCTGAGAGGGAGACTCCAAGTGATAAGATGACAGTGCTCCCCGAGTACCCCTCTGGACCAGGGAGGGGGACGAGGAACTTGTGACtcatgtgggattttttttccagggCTGTGTGTTGGGCAATCAGACATTCCGGTCAATGGTAAGTGGGTCTTCAGGCAAACTCTCCTTGATCTTTCACCCCAAATTTTTTCCTCCCCTTTTTATATcttctgtatgtgtgtccatgtgcatatgtgagtacacatgtgagtgtgcattcATGTacaagccagaggtcaacaacatgtgagtgtgcattcatgtagaagccagaggtcaacaacTGTGCTATTTTCCAATGCTGGGGGACCTGCCTCCAGCAgtgcagggctcaaagggaattCCATGGAGTCGGCATACTGTGACTTTTTATCTGAGgggtaggggaaaaaaaacactcacatactctcttgatgctttctttctttgttttatcacTGCATTCTCTTCTCTACTGCTTATATACCTCAACAAAGTCTTTCAGGCAATGTAGGAATTGCAaggtggttacattctattttacCAGTGAATACTTATaatgaatacttttttttgtctctcaCATGATTAAAAAGAAGCCATCCCAAGACGCCATGTACATTTACATCTAAGAAACTTGTTACAGATTTTCACAGTGTGATCATGCAGTGGGTATCTTTCTCAGCcatcttttactggcaggctgtatTTACCAGTTACAAAAAAGGATTCGGTCACTTTATTggttatcttgaaaggtaatcttataaggaattttAATGGAATCACAATCCTAAAATTTTACATGTAAAACAATCattcagctctactttaaatctttagggtgcatacccactcatcagtaGTTTCTTATATCCAGAGTTTGAGGGCAAAAATGgacacaaggaattaatcatcacctttgatcatcaaccaGTCCTAGCAAGGAAAGTACATCAGCTAGTAATAACTGGACTGCTTTGTATTTCTGACCCTGACCCAATGTGTCTTTGTGAACTTTATATTGCTTTCTAGGctttttcatctcaaagctattatcaaagCATCTGACCTAACCTGGAGTTATTTTAAGGCTTTGcttcagctatgatgcacaccAAAACCTGTGAATGCACCTTTCAACAagcattaagattaaaagaatgtgAGCCAGTCTGGCTCTTGGAACTCAATCactttccttaatcattaacctgaacTGCAATCTCTGCAGCTCCTTAGGTGAAACTCATAGGCCCTAGCTTGTGTAACACTTTCCTGTATTTATTTgtaatcatcaaaactctgttTAAACCAACATTATCATGTTCAAatagacagtacagcttaagaagaaatcatcttcataataattcaCAAGTAAAAGTACCTagtagaacaggatgtttccGTGAGATAAACACACTTcgttacaggcagtggggatctccccacacccattcacaccatgcagataccagagaaagatctcagcagcaaacatgtgaaggcacagcagaagcaaaagacattctggagtctgtggtctagAGGCCTTGCCTGTCACCCCAAACTTCAAttgctgtgtgtgttggggggaggattactgtaaatatttttttctttctttatttcttttttaaggcaaTTTTTTTCCAATGGACCTGAGGCATGCCAATTAGGGTAGAATGGCTGACCAGAAAGCCGAAGTGGTCCATCAATCTCTACTTGCCCAGCAATGGATTTCAAGCATACATACCACATCCTGATTTCTATGCTCACTCCAGGAGTCCGACTCAAGTACTCATGCTTGCATAACAAGCATTTCACTAATTGAGCTACCTCCACAGTGCAGTCTccttctctattaaaaaaaaaaaaaaaggaacagcagAGGCTCTGGGAGAAGGTAAGTACATCAGATACAGCTCTGAGCTCTGTTTGCTTCCAGGGCCACCTCCCAAGCCCAGCCTCAGCGCCTGGCCCAGCTCAGTGCTTCCCACCAAAAGCAGTGTGACAATGCGATGCAGGAGCCCTGCTCCAAGTGAATACTTCATCTTCAAAAAGGAAGGTATCGTTTTGGATTCTGGGAAGCCACGTGATTTGACAGAGAAGATGGACTGAGTTTCATATCGCTGAGTTACAGCAGAATCATGGAGGACATTACACCTGTGAATCCTTCAGCAAATGGCCCAATGGCACCGGGACCCAGCCCAGTGATGCCCTTCTCCTATTGGTCACAGGTAAGGAGGGTCTATCTCAGGAAGACATATGGCATCTTCAGACTGGGGGTAAGGGTGGGACCGGGAGAAGGAATGAAGAAGGGTGGGATCTCCAGAGCAAAGGGTAGAGGAGTGGGAATGTGCTTCCACCCAGGGTTTgtgggaatgaaaaaaaaaaatctctgttctAGAGTCACGGTAGATAATGAGAGAGATGAGGTTCAGTAGATTGCTCCcacaagaaaaagaatggaaaagaaaaaacaaaaaaacattacccggcagtggtggcacacacctttaatttcagcactggggaggcagatgcaggtggatctctctgaattcaaggccatcctggtctatagagtatgTTCCAGGAcaagggctacccagagaaaccctgtcttgaaaaataaagaaagaacacaagCAACAACAAAGAACAGGAATGTGCACAAGGCCTACAGCGTCTCCCCTTGAGCTCAGAGCCTCTTTCTTCTCCAGGGTACTTGTCTAAACCTTCCCTCCAAGCCTACCACAGGGGCACAGTGCCTGCAGGGAGCCAGGTGATACTGCAGTGCCAGAAAGCGGGCAGTGTGCTCGGACCCATGAGGTTTGCATTGCTGAAGGAGGGATGCTCGGCTCCTGTGCAGATAAGGAGCTCCACAGGAAGGGTGCTTGACTTCTCCCTTCTGAATGTGACAGCCAGAGACTCGGGGAGATACAGCTGTGTGTACTACCAGGCAAAGGCTCCCTATCGGGCCTCAATCCCCAGCAATCCCCTGGAGGTCTCTGTGACAGGTAAGGTTTGCTATCATTCTCTGAACGCCTGTGGGAGGGTGTAgtggtcccgcagccacttacaaaataatcactcagaggcttactactatttacaaactgtatggcctatggcaggcctcttgctagctagctcttatatcctAAActaatttattatcatttaatatcatttctattaacctatgttttgccacgtgttccatggctttacaggtctgctggcatgttgcttcttgggcagcagaCAGGTATCTCTCCAGActctacctttctctttcctgcctctctccttggatttcctgcctgcctctaagttgccttgccataggccaaagcagcttatttattaaccagtgggaacaacatatattcacaacatacagaaagacatcccccaacaATTTAGCTatgcaatatttatatttttttattgttgttattactgtTTTGAGGCacattctcactatgtagccctggctggtgttgtaactcacaatgtagaccatggcagtctcaaattcacagagatgtgcctgcctttgcctctgaatgctaggactaaaggggTGCACTGCTACtctgacttctttttattttaattagtctTTCAGGTTAATATAAAGTTAATCTTATTGGGTTATAGAACTACCAAGAAAACGAATCTCTGGGCTTGTCCATGAGGGGTAATCTAGACAaggttaactgaggtaggaagactcatCCTTAAAATAGGTGGTGCCATCAATGGACTGGGATCCCAGACTTAATGAAAAGGCCAATGTGAACTGAGTCCCAGgatttatctctctctttctctgcttcctgactatgaatGCTACATGACTGTTTGCCTCCTGCTTTTGttaccatgccttccccaccatgatttACAGCAACCTCACACAGAGAGTCAAAATAACCCTTTCCTTTGGTTGCTTCCGTCAGGTGTTTATCACTAATACAATTAGCACACAAATCAGGGTGACTCTGTACAAGCAATAAGGACATTTATTGTCCTTCTCTCACACActgccctgcctggccctgtCCCCCAGCTACCCCCAAACTGCTCTCTTCTCTTCACCGGGTGagtttccctgtctcctctcctgtTCTATGCTTTCTTCCACCTAATTCTCGTCCCCACTTCTCATGATCCCCTGTATGGTTCAGTGACcccatatataaatacacacacacacacacctgtacaacATGGATACAGTTTTAACCGAGTTTcctcatttgaaagaaaacatgatgCTTGCCTTCCTGAacct
The sequence above is drawn from the Peromyscus leucopus breed LL Stock chromosome 1, UCI_PerLeu_2.1, whole genome shotgun sequence genome and encodes:
- the LOC114687526 gene encoding LOW QUALITY PROTEIN: T-cell-interacting, activating receptor on myeloid cells protein 1-like (The sequence of the model RefSeq protein was modified relative to this genomic sequence to represent the inferred CDS: deleted 1 base in 1 codon); this encodes MIPRLLSLLCLRLCVGQSDIPVNGPPPKPSLSAWPSSVLPTKSSVTMRCRSPAPSEYFIFKKEGIVLDSGKPRDLTEKMTEFHIAELQQNHGGHYTCESFSKWPNGTGTQPSDALLLLVTGYLSKPSLQAYHRGTVPAGSQVILQCQKAGSVLGPMRFALLKEGCSAPVQIRSSTGRVLDFSLLNVTARDSGRYSCVYYQAKAPYRASIPSNPLEVSVTEPPDTMREGYTVGNLIRFGVAAVTVLIMGGFLLEAWHSQRLSPNRPWPHNALGA